CAAAATTGGAAAAGTTGGCAGCTGATTACTATCCAAGGTCAGCTAAATTCCATTTTAAATCAGCAACACTATTAATCTGATCTATCGCAACGAACCTAGTGTAGCTTCCTTGTTTCTCAAATCATTTTGGTGTATGTTACTTGAACCCTATTTTTCATGAAATATCTTTGTCCAATGTACATTCAAACGTGGATATGGGGATATAGCTCTCCAAGGACATTCTAAAAACCCTCCAAATATGTGGAAAAACCTAGAAAAATGCTGAACATATCCATATAGGACATTTTATATCCGACACTTGCCCCCGAGTTTGAGTAACATAGATTCAGGTATAGTTACTATTCTGTTCCTGCACATGTATTTGGATGTATAATTATTAACTTACCTGTAAAAAGGAGTATACTTGTAGATTTTTGGCATAAGCTGATAAATACCTTGATCAACTTCATCCATCTCCTTGTTAAATTCAGTATCTTGTATAAGTATTTAAATCTCCCTGTTCTGGCTTTAATTTGAAGTTAGTTAGGGGAGCCGAATCTTTTCTGACCATTCATTTGGACCAGGGTCTCTCTCGACTCATTTAGTGAAACAAGTTGCTTTCTAATTGTTCCAGAGAACTAGCAAACCAAAAAGTTCATTCTTAGTTTGCAACTAATTTGGAGGAATTCAGCATCTCATGATCTCATGATGTTCATTCACACGGCTTATTTCTTCTAATCCTTGTTACCACATATGATCGATGATGAAGTTGAGCAACAACTTATCCAGATTCATATAAATTAAGGGTTCAGATTGTGAGCCCTTGACTTGTTTAAGCACAGCTTTGCATTGCTTCCTTCATGTGGAACATCAGGCCATGAACTGATCCTTCTCCTTAGATAGTCCGCAAAAGCTTGCAATTAGTCCATCTTTCTGGCTTGTTGATTAATCCGGAGATGTCTTTCCCATTAAAGTACAAGGAGCAGAGTGGGAATCTCGTAGTGCCTAACTTTGAAGTTTAAACTTTTGATTTATGAATTTGTTGCATGCTGTTGCCTCTGAACTTTGCAGTATTTTCTAGGCTACTTAAATGCTTCAATTCAtcagttcctttttttttttttttcaattttcctttTGTTTGTTGCTTCTACATCCCCAGATGATCCAATGGCTAAAAATTTATGCCGGAATTCTGCAATCTCATATGTATAAAAAATAGTCCTTATCATGTAGGTTTTGTTTCTTGTCTGAAGTTGTTCATGTATGAAATCGAACAAGCTAGCTTGGTGATTAAGGACGTTAATCTCCTTTTGAATGGTTCTTGCAGATTGCGATTTTACTGTGTAGATGTCAATACTGTTCCGCACAACCTTGTTGCTCGGGCCGGAGTCACTGTAAGTGTCACATAACTCTGACATCTGTCAGCTCAATAATTATGTTTTGAACTGTCTGTTGTCAATACAACTATGTTTTCTGTAGTTAAAACACCGAAAAATCACTCAAATCTTTGGCGTAATGTAACAATACAAAAAAGCAATTGCCTGTAATCTTGAAAGTCACAGTTGCCAAACTTGTTCTTCAATCCTTTGGGTAGAATAACATTAGATTCTAAAGTCATGTATCCTACAACCTCTATTACTCTGACTTCATTTTTTCCTTTGAAATGCTCGTCTCATTTCTGGATATAGATATGGGATATGATTCTCCAAGGACccctaaaatacatggaaaaacttagAAGAAACTGCACACACCTATATAATACATACATGTACCCAACATTCACACCCAAGTCCGAATGATATAGCCTACAACCGTTTTTATATGAGCTCTTAAACAGAGATAGAAAAGCATCtaacatttgaaaactcatgTTACGAAGACAGCGATCATACCCTTGAATGTTCATGGCATTTTCTTGTTTCAACACTTACCCACTATGAGTTCAAAGGATCTCTTCTAATACATGCATGATTTGTTTTATtaacaaaaattatgaaattatgattagaCTGAACTGATTACTCCTTTATGCATGTTTCGATTCATCAACAACTCTGCAGAAAATGCCAACGATACAGGTTAGTATCAATTccttaataaatcaaaatttctaccTTGATTTCTATGTTATCGAAAAACCCGTGTCCAGCACATATATGGATACAGGTACGAGGATATGACCTACAAAAGCCCTCCAAATACATAAAAAACTCGAAACAAAAATTGAACATACTTATCTCAGATATATGCATCTGACATTGCACCCGAATTCAGGTCACATTTATTTTCCTAGAGATCCGCCTTGGCACTTTAGCAAAGTAACATTCAGCTGAACTTTAAGATAGTTTGATTTGCTTGCAGTCTTGAATACATTGGTTTTTAATCTAATAATGGTGTTTATTACAGTTATGGAGAGATAGCAAGAAACAGGCTGAGGTGATTGGCGGCCACAAAGCATATTTGGTTGTTAATGAAGTACGCCAAATGATCGAAAACGAATGTACCGCATGAGTGATAGCACtcctttttaaagaaaaattgagTGTACGTTACATACCTTATCTGGTACTCATTTCTGAATCCGAGTAACATAGGAAAAATTTTGATCATATACTtgaatttatttctcttttaatgtCTTCAAATATAATGCCATGAATTGCTTGTGATTATAAGGATGCCATGAATTCCTCAGAGACTTAAAATCTGCAGATTCGCCTTTGAAACTTTTTGTTCTAGCAAAAGCAGTATACAGGTTTACattgtgttttgtttttgtaCTAGTACGTAACGATATCAATGTGTTCTGTTGTAATATTTTTGGTTTATCaatgtgtataatatatataaatgctgATAGACTTCAATTACATGCATATAAAtcgaatataaattttaaaattattattaattaattaaaaatataatattttatctctaaatataattatgaaaaacaaaaattgtttaaataaaaaagattaaaaattgtCTAAATATCAAATCTAGTATCAACCAAGATCAATATATATTGATACAGGCCTATATTGACCAAAAGAGACTAAACATTCCAAAACAATCGAAATGCActaaaattttgatagaaaaaggACTTTAAATTAGTTGATAACGATTGAGGATTAGGATTAGGATTAGGATTAGGATTAGGATTAGGATTAAAGAGAAGCATGCTAAATGGGTACCAAAAGTTATGATGCACGTGCTCAGAAAGTTAAAACCATACATACGTAGTTATGAGCATCTTGTCATGTGGAATTTTAAGACAAAGAAATTAAAATCACAAATGGAAGATGGTATGGTATTTTTGTTTTATCAAAAGCACCGTACGGGGTTCCATTGTGCCGTACACATTGTCCAGAAAAATTTTAAACTCCCTACAAATGAAGGCCTAGTCATGTATTCATTGTCAATACCAAATTTACAATCTACATGTATGTAAGGTAGCTGATTATTtcgttaatgatatataataaaggCGATGGTAATGATGTATTTTTTTGGTTGAACATTACAATCATTTAAAACCTGGTTTAAAATCGATAAAAATCCtcataaaatataaacattatcTTAACATAAATATGATACATTATTAAATGTACGGTGTTAATCGTATCCAAACATGACCCTGTCGTGTTACttacaaaattttcattatattaaaCATTTCATGTTCAAGTCCAAAATACGTTAACATTCCTCAAATTC
The sequence above is drawn from the Gossypium hirsutum isolate 1008001.06 chromosome A05, Gossypium_hirsutum_v2.1, whole genome shotgun sequence genome and encodes:
- the LOC107957360 gene encoding uncharacterized protein isoform X6, whose product is MLQVFSMYLKDPCWLIFLTNIHRCQIWVFKTDNLRKIKSWNSVGRMASWCRKCIYLKPKLEKLAADYYPRLRFYCVDVNTVPHNLVARAGVTKMPTIQVSINSLINQNFYLDFYVIEKPVSSTYMDTGHIYFPRDPPWHFSKLWRDSKKQAEVIGGHKAYLVVNEVRQMIENECTA